The nucleotide window TGTTCTAGCAAGTGCGCCTGCTATCGTAGCTTCAGATAGGTCCAAGGTGAAGTCAAGCTGCAAGGCTGCTACAAGCCCAGTGTTGAATTGCTTATCTTTGTCTTCAACCCTTATGTTCTTGAATCTCTCCTTGAGCCTCCTTAGTTCCTTCAAACCGCTCTCCAGTTCGTCGCCTTTTCTGAATACCCACACTTTCCCACTCATGATACCTCTCAACTCATCTCTGATAATAGGAACTTTTTCGTCGCCTTCGCTGCCCAAAATTTCGTCAAAAACTCTTCTTTCCTCTGCCAAGATTTTTTCACGTGGAATTTCTCGAAAACTTTTTGAAAGAGCGTATTTGGCAGCTTCTTCGCCAGCAACAAATCCAAAAACTAGGCAATCAGACGTCGAGTTAGTGCCGAGCCTATTTGCTCCATGCACATTTAAACAAGCGCATTCACCAGTAGCGTAAAACCCTGAAACTGGCGTTTCCGTCTTTATGTTAGCATGAATTCCTCCCATAGAGTAGTGAGCTGCTGGCCTGATAGGTATTGGTTCCTTTACAGGGTCTACTCCACCCAGTTTTATAGCAACGTCGCGGATAAGAGGTAGCCTCTCGTTTATCTTCTCCTCGCCCAAATGTCTAAGATCTAAGGCTATGTAAGCTCCATAAGGGCCTTCTAGTCCACGTCCCTCCTGAATCTCTATTGTCTCTGCTCTGGAAACAATGTCCCGTGGAGCTAACTCCATCTTTTCAGACGCGTAGCGTTTCATAAAACGCTCACCCTTAGCGTTGACTAAGTATCCCCCTTCGCCACGGGCTCCCCCAGTAATCAATATCCCCGATGGAACCATCCCTGTGGGGTGGAATTGGATAAATTCCATGTCTTTTAGAGGTACACCCGCTCGATAGGCCATAGTCATTCCATCCCCAGTCGCCGTATGGGAAAATGTTGTAAACTGATATACACGTGCATAGCCGCCAGTCGCCATTATGACGGCTTTGCTGCGAAAGACGGCCATTTCACCAGTCTTCAGTTCTATTGCCGTCAAACCTGCTGCAACGTTATCCTCAACGATGAGGGAAGTAACAAACCATTCATCATAGAATTTTATGTTATCATATGCATTAG belongs to Candidatus Bathyarchaeota archaeon and includes:
- a CDS encoding succinate dehydrogenase/fumarate reductase flavoprotein subunit; protein product: MVGAGMAGLRAAIAAAEVNRKIDVAVISKVYPVRSHSVCAQGGTAAMLREGDSYDLHAWDTIKGSDFLADQDVVEFFVKKAPEEIITLDHWGLPWSRTEDGKINQRPFGGHSFPRACFAADMTGFHEMHALDGKANAYDNIKFYDEWFVTSLIVEDNVAAGLTAIELKTGEMAVFRSKAVIMATGGYARVYQFTTFSHTATGDGMTMAYRAGVPLKDMEFIQFHPTGMVPSGILITGGARGEGGYLVNAKGERFMKRYASEKMELAPRDIVSRAETIEIQEGRGLEGPYGAYIALDLRHLGEEKINERLPLIRDVAIKLGGVDPVKEPIPIRPAAHYSMGGIHANIKTETPVSGFYATGECACLNVHGANRLGTNSTSDCLVFGFVAGEEAAKYALSKSFREIPREKILAEERRVFDEILGSEGDEKVPIIRDELRGIMSGKVWVFRKGDELESGLKELRRLKERFKNIRVEDKDKQFNTGLVAALQLDFTLDLSEATIAGALARTESRGAHTRLDCPKRDDGNWLKHTIAYYTKEGPRLEYIPVTITKWPPAARAY